Proteins from a single region of Streptococcus mitis:
- a CDS encoding zinc-dependent alcohol dehydrogenase family protein, whose protein sequence is MKAYTYVKQGLASFVDVDKPVIRKPTDAIVRIVKTTICGTDLHIIKGDVPACQSGTILGHEGIGIVEEVGEGVSNFKKGDKVLISCVCACGKCYYCKKGIYAHCEDEGGWIFGHLIDGMQAEYLRVPHADNTLYHTPEDLSDEALVMLSDILPTGYEIGVLKGKVEPGCSVAIIGSGPVGLAALLTAQFYSPAKLIMVDLDDNRLETAVSFGATHKINSSDPEKAIKEIYDLTDGRGVDVAIEAVGIPATFDFCQKIIGVDGTVANCGVHGKPVEFDLDKLWIRNINVTTGLVSTNTTPQLLKALESHKIEPEKLVTHYFKLSEIEKAYEVFSKAADHHAIKVIIENDISEA, encoded by the coding sequence ATGAAAGCCTATACTTATGTTAAACAAGGACTTGCTTCTTTTGTTGACGTTGACAAACCAGTGATTCGCAAGCCAACAGACGCTATTGTGCGTATCGTAAAAACTACTATTTGTGGAACAGACCTCCATATTATCAAAGGGGATGTTCCCGCTTGCCAAAGTGGTACCATTCTTGGTCACGAAGGGATTGGGATTGTTGAAGAAGTTGGAGAAGGAGTTTCGAATTTCAAAAAAGGCGACAAGGTCTTGATTTCTTGTGTTTGTGCCTGTGGTAAATGCTACTACTGTAAAAAAGGAATTTATGCCCACTGTGAAGACGAAGGGGGTTGGATTTTCGGTCACTTGATTGACGGTATGCAAGCTGAGTATCTACGTGTCCCTCATGCAGATAACACTCTTTACCATACTCCAGAAGACTTGTCAGATGAAGCCTTGGTTATGCTATCAGACATTTTGCCTACTGGGTATGAAATTGGTGTCTTGAAAGGAAAAGTAGAACCTGGTTGTAGCGTAGCCATTATCGGTTCAGGTCCAGTTGGATTGGCTGCTCTTTTGACAGCCCAATTCTATTCACCAGCTAAATTGATTATGGTGGACTTAGACGATAACCGCTTGGAAACTGCTGTATCATTTGGTGCGACTCATAAGATTAATTCTTCAGACCCTGAAAAAGCGATTAAAGAAATTTATGATTTGACAGATGGCCGCGGTGTGGACGTTGCCATCGAAGCTGTTGGTATTCCTGCAACATTTGATTTCTGTCAAAAGATTATTGGTGTAGACGGAACGGTTGCCAACTGTGGTGTACATGGTAAACCAGTTGAATTTGATTTGGACAAGCTTTGGATTCGCAACATCAATGTAACAACTGGTTTGGTATCTACAAATACAACTCCACAATTGTTGAAAGCTCTTGAAAGTCATAAGATTGAACCAGAAAAATTGGTAACTCATTATTTCAAACTCAGTGAAATTGAAAAAGCCTATGAAGTCTTCAGTAAGGCAGCAGACCACCATGCAATCAAGGTCATTATCGAAAACGATATCTCGGAAGCCTAG
- a CDS encoding DUF1033 family protein has product MYRVIEMYGDFEPWWFLEGWEEDIIASRKFDQYYDALKYYKTCWFRLEQESPLYKSRSDLMTIFWDPEDQRWCDECDEYLQQYHSLALLQDEQVIPDEKLRPGYEKQTGQERHRSCRMKLK; this is encoded by the coding sequence ATGTATCGTGTTATAGAAATGTACGGAGATTTTGAACCGTGGTGGTTCTTAGAAGGTTGGGAAGAAGATATTATAGCAAGTAGAAAATTTGACCAGTATTATGATGCTCTCAAATACTACAAAACTTGCTGGTTTAGATTGGAACAAGAATCTCCTCTTTATAAAAGTAGAAGTGACTTGATGACCATTTTTTGGGATCCGGAAGACCAACGCTGGTGTGATGAATGTGATGAATATTTACAACAATACCATTCTTTGGCCCTTTTGCAGGACGAGCAGGTCATCCCAGATGAAAAACTACGCCCAGGCTATGAAAAACAAACAGGTCAGGAAAGGCACCGTTCTTGCCGTATGAAATTAAAATAG
- the comGA gene encoding competence type IV pilus ATPase ComGA, producing the protein MVQEIAQEIIRSARKKGAQDIYFVPKLDAYELHMRVGDERCKIGSYDFEKFAAVISHFKFVAGMNVGEKRRSQLGSCDYEYDQKMASLRLSTVGDYRGHESLVIRLLHNEEQDLHFWFQDIEELGNQYRQRGLYLFAGPVGSGKTTLMHELAKSLFKGQQVMSIEDPVEIKQDDMLQLQLNEAIGLTYENLIKLSLRHRPDLLIIGEIRDSETARAVVRASLTGATVFSTIHAKSIRGVYERLLELGVSEEELAVVLQGVCYQRLIGGGGIVDFANKDYQEHQPTSWNEQVDQLLKDGHITSLQAETEKISYS; encoded by the coding sequence ATGGTTCAAGAAATTGCACAAGAAATCATTCGTTCGGCTCGGAAAAAAGGGGCGCAGGATATTTATTTTGTTCCTAAGTTAGACGCTTATGAGCTTCATATGAGGGTAGGAGACGAGCGCTGTAAAATTGGTAGCTATGATTTTGAAAAGTTTGCGGCCGTTATCAGTCACTTTAAGTTTGTGGCGGGTATGAATGTGGGAGAAAAGCGACGTAGTCAACTTGGTTCTTGTGATTATGAATATGACCAGAAGATGGCGTCCTTACGTTTATCTACTGTAGGCGACTATCGAGGGCATGAGAGCTTAGTGATTCGCTTGTTGCATAATGAGGAGCAGGATTTGCATTTTTGGTTTCAGGATATCGAAGAACTGGGCAATCAGTACAGGCAACGTGGTCTCTATCTTTTTGCTGGTCCAGTCGGAAGTGGCAAGACAACCCTGATGCACGAATTAGCTAAATCTCTCTTTAAAGGACAGCAAGTCATGTCCATTGAAGATCCAGTCGAGATTAAGCAGGACGATATGCTCCAGTTGCAGTTGAATGAGGCGATAGGGCTTACCTATGAAAATCTCATCAAACTTTCCCTACGGCATCGTCCTGATCTCCTGATTATCGGAGAAATTAGGGACAGCGAAACGGCACGTGCAGTGGTTAGAGCTAGTTTGACAGGGGCGACAGTCTTTTCAACCATTCATGCCAAGAGTATTCGAGGTGTTTATGAGCGCCTGCTGGAGTTGGGTGTGAGTGAGGAGGAATTGGCAGTCGTTCTGCAAGGAGTCTGCTACCAGAGATTAATCGGGGGAGGAGGAATCGTTGACTTTGCCAACAAAGACTATCAAGAACACCAGCCAACTAGCTGGAATGAACAGGTTGACCAGCTTCTTAAAGATGGACATATCACAAGTCTTCAGGCTGAAACGGAAAAAATTAGCTACAGCTAA
- the comGB gene encoding competence type IV pilus assembly protein ComGB: MDISQVFRLKRKKLATAKQKNIITLFNNLFSSGFHLVETISFLDRSALLDKQCVTQMRTGLSQGKSFSEMMESLGFSSAIVTQLSLAEVHGNLHLSLGKIEEYLDNLAKVKKKLIEVATYPLILLGFLLLIMLGLRNYLLPQLDSSNIATQIIGNLPQIFLGMVGFVSILALLALTFYKRSSKMRVFSILARLPFFGIFVQTYLTAYYAREWGNMISQGMELTQIFQIMQEQGSRLFKEIGQNLAQALQNGQEFSQTIGTYPFFKKELSLIIEYGEVKSKLGSELEIYAEKTWEAFFTRVNRTMNLVQPLVFIFVALIIVLLYAAMLMPMYQNMEVNF; the protein is encoded by the coding sequence ATGGACATATCACAAGTCTTCAGGCTGAAACGGAAAAAATTAGCTACAGCTAAGCAAAAAAATATCATCACCTTGTTTAACAATCTCTTTTCCAGCGGTTTTCATCTGGTGGAGACCATCTCCTTTTTAGATAGGAGTGCCTTGTTGGATAAGCAGTGTGTGACCCAGATGCGTACAGGCTTGTCTCAGGGGAAATCATTCTCAGAAATGATGGAAAGTTTGGGTTTTTCAAGTGCCATTGTCACTCAGTTATCTCTAGCGGAAGTCCATGGAAATCTCCACCTGAGTTTGGGAAAGATAGAAGAATATCTAGACAATCTGGCCAAGGTCAAGAAAAAATTAATTGAAGTAGCGACCTATCCTTTGATTTTGCTGGGATTTCTTCTCTTAATCATGCTGGGGTTACGTAACTACCTACTACCACAACTGGATAGTAGCAATATTGCCACCCAAATTATTGGTAATCTGCCACAAATTTTTCTAGGAATGGTAGGTTTTGTTTCCATACTTGCCCTTTTAGCGCTAACTTTTTATAAAAGAAGTTCTAAGATGCGCGTCTTTTCTATCTTAGCACGCCTTCCTTTCTTTGGAATATTTGTTCAGACCTATTTGACAGCCTATTATGCGCGTGAGTGGGGGAATATGATTTCGCAGGGAATGGAGCTGACGCAGATTTTTCAGATCATGCAGGAACAAGGTTCTCGGCTCTTTAAAGAAATCGGTCAAAATCTGGCTCAAGCCCTACAAAATGGTCAGGAATTTTCTCAGACTATAGGAACCTATCCTTTCTTTAAAAAGGAGTTGAGTCTCATCATCGAGTATGGGGAAGTCAAGTCCAAGCTGGGGAGCGAGTTGGAAATCTATGCGGAAAAGACTTGGGAAGCCTTTTTTACCCGAGTCAATCGCACCATGAATCTGGTGCAGCCACTGGTCTTTATCTTTGTGGCTCTGATTATCGTTTTACTTTACGCGGCAATGCTCATGCCCATGTATCAAAATATGGAGGTAAATTTTTAA
- the comGC gene encoding comG operon protein ComGC, producing MKKMMTFLKKAKVKAFTLVEMLVVLLIISVLLLLFVPNLTKQKEAVNDKGKAAVVKVVESQAELYSLDKNEDASLSKLQADGRITEEQAKAYKEYHDKNGGANRKVND from the coding sequence ATGAAAAAAATGATGACATTCTTGAAAAAAGCGAAAGTGAAGGCTTTCACGCTTGTGGAAATGTTGGTGGTCTTGCTCATCATCAGCGTGCTTCTCTTGCTCTTTGTACCTAATTTGACCAAGCAAAAAGAGGCGGTCAATGACAAAGGAAAAGCTGCTGTTGTTAAGGTAGTGGAAAGCCAGGCAGAACTTTATAGCTTAGATAAGAATGAAGATGCTAGCCTAAGTAAGTTACAAGCAGATGGGCGAATCACAGAAGAACAGGCTAAGGCTTATAAAGAATACCATGATAAAAACGGAGGAGCCAATCGTAAAGTCAATGATTAA